The Amaranthus tricolor cultivar Red isolate AtriRed21 chromosome 6, ASM2621246v1, whole genome shotgun sequence genome has a segment encoding these proteins:
- the LOC130815748 gene encoding uncharacterized protein LOC130815748, producing MANLFKRNNNTSYGYTMMEKEDPEERNHREAQFLIYKTLKQADQPIVRRSSRSSSWLRLRISKLKLRIGKKLLRLRKTMLSNMAKTKMGVYKQVLGHLKTLKRLFQGGSSRGATTAAVAINGLPQPLFKGI from the coding sequence atggcAAATTTATTcaagagaaataataatacaagtTATGGTTACACTATGATGGAGAAAGAAGACCCAGAAGAAAGAAATCATAGAGAAGCACAATTTTTAATATACAAGACATTAAAGCAAGCTGATCAACCTATAGTAAGAAGATCATCAAGGTCTTCTAGCTGGTTAAGGCTAAGAATAAGCAAATTAAAGCTGAGAATTGGTAAGAAATTGTTGAGGTTAAGGAAGACTATGTTGTCTAACATGGCTAAGACTAAAATGGGTGTTTATAAACAAGTTTTGGGTCACCTTAAGACCTTAAAACGCTTGTTTCAAGGCGGCAGCAGCCGAGGTGCCACCACCGCAGCCGTTGCCATCAATGGCCTTCCTCAACCTTTGTTCAAGGGAATATAG